The Paramormyrops kingsleyae isolate MSU_618 chromosome 12, PKINGS_0.4, whole genome shotgun sequence region ATGCCTACATAAACTGTTCAAATATCTATTAGTCCTCTATACACCTATATATAAAGTTGCACGCCTTGCTACACAACTCTGCTGTGCAACTTATCTATTTCCAGCAGATCAGCATTTCTTGGTCTTTTTGACCCCCATGGCTCCTTTTTTGGAACAGAGTATGAGATCTCTGGAAAGCCAAGGTTGCACCAAAAGACTTTCAATGACCGTATCAGCCACTGGGGGGTGCTGGTGGCTAGTTTTTAATTTCTGCGATTATTACAGAACGCATTCAGTGAACAACAGCCAATGAGCCAATGTCATTAGGTATTACACAGCAAAATCGTTATTATACATCAGATCATATGGCAAGAAAGTGGTCAAAAATAACACTGTGTTTAATTACAAGAAACCAGCCCAACACTGTACACAAAGTAGGCAGCCAGTCAGCCAAAGACTCCAATGTATTATCATctagtcatccatccattttttgaaactgtttgtcctattcagggtcgcaggagGTCCGGAGCCGATCCCGGAGGccacaggcacaaggcagggaacaactcaggatggggggccaacccatcgcagggtacactcacacacaatcacactcagacaccatacactcacacaccactcactcacacatgcacgccTAGGGATATTTTGTAACTCCAATTAATCACAGCatgattttggactgtgggggaggggggggggggagaaccagggtacccagagaaaacctcacaatgacatggggagaacaacttaaactccacacagggAACCTGAGCAGAgatttgaacccgggtcccagaggggtgaggcaacagtgctgaccactgcaccaccatgtcaccccatgtcaaattattattattattattattaataataagtaTTTTCCCGCTATACACGTGTAGCTTTTAACACAGAAAATCGTATAGGCTATCACGGACACGGGAGAGATTGCCCATTATAGGCGGCACGGCTTACCCTGATTGATGGCCAGGATTTTGGAGTGGTAGTTCTTGGCGTTGGTCTTCTTCACCATGTACTCACTGATGGGCAGCCTGGCACTGGACACCCCACCATCTCTGGCCCTCAGGTATGTGATTTTCTATGCagagcagcagggggcagttCAGCAATGGAGAAGCAGCTTCAGATAACCAATCATATACAGACAAATGCTGAACTCTTGCTATGGTTTGTTAGCTTATCTGGAATATGACTGGAGAGCAAAGGAGTGATGGAGTTGATATTTGACACCTCTTAGCCAGTCTACCTCCCTTTGTGATTCTTTGGTAATCAAGACGGGAAATGGCTGTAACATCCTGTACAATTTGTAATCAACCAGATCTGTGGAGGACCCACGCACTCCCAATACTGGATTTCGACATGCTCTGACAGTACTTCACCTTCTGAACGCTCTCATCCACCAGCCCCCCAAGGACGTACACCTTGTCCGGCTCCACGTACTCCAGAGCTGAGACAAGAACAAGataaacggggggggggggactcaaaAAATGAAACAGTGAAAAATCCAGAAGACACGGACGAGGCGAGTACCCCAGAGGTACACAAAGGGACACAGAGATCAGGACCGAACCCTCATCCTCCTCATCACTGCTTCACACGGCTGGAGCAAGAATGTGTATTATCTGAAAACATACCTGCTGTCATACTGCATATCGAAAGAGTGGATTCCCATACAAGTCCAAGGCCACTCACAATTACAGCACTTTAGGTAACATCAGTTACTGGTGACATGGTTACCAGTTACCATTTCAATGTGTAATTTTCATTAAAACTGTGGTTGATTACCTCACTTTGAAATGCTCACGTTAAATACTGACCAGCATCACCCAGCAACATGCAACATGGCCTTGTTTTGCGTCACTGAAAACAGGGCGGAAGGCAGTGACAGAGCTCTGGAGATTTTTAATGTCAATACACATTTGATATGGTTCTCATATATGAACATAATGAATTGGCTATGTtattatttcaatatttatttaaacaaaaagtGCACAATGCTGCTAATTGTATTTGTGGTTTTCAATATAAAACTTGGTGATATTATATCAGTTTTTGTATCAGTActttttgaacattttcagcacattttaaCAATACTGATAACTGCAATAATTTTGGTCACTATAATTGCGATATTAAATTTTCATATGTTTCATCTAACACCAATGAAGGTAGACTTTTAGCTAAGGTGAACAATGAACAGCCTGTCTGAAATTCTGCCACAGTACCCCTTGTGATACACAAGGGGGCGCCCTTGACATGTTCACAGGCACAGCGTACACAGTTTGCCGTGACACGGGCAGGATCGCACCTTGCTCAGCATCCGGTGTGAGGTAGATGACACTCTCCTGAGGGAAAAGGTCTAGGAAGCTGTCCTCCGTGATGTCGATCTGAATGACGCAACGCAGGCTCATTATGTAAGGTCCAGAGGTGTGTTTGGTGGGGCTCAATGCCCTGCCCCACCCCGCCTGTCTCAATACTCCTACCGCATAGCGAAGGAAGCCATCGTTCATCCTCTGACACTCCCGATACAGCAGGCTGTCCTCCTTCAGGTCGGTTAGGAAGAGATGGAACGGCTTCCTTGCCCTCCGGTTGGACCCATACAGCCTCCCAATCTGGCCTGCCAGCCTGCTAATTTCCTACACAgccaggattaaaaaaagaatatcaATCTATCTCAGCGCTGCGAGGAAAAAGCCGACTGCTGAAGGGGCCACCACCTGCCTTGGGAGACATGCAAACCGCCACACTCAGGTCCACACACAGCCTCGGTCCCGTGACTCGGGCCTGTGCCAGCCGCTCCCTGGCGTTGACCTTCAGCACCCGTTTGCTGTCCTGAAGGCTGTCCGcagcagcgcccgcatcacctGCCCAAGCAAGGTATCCAAGGCGACGCTTACCAATTACCATCTGCTTTCTGGGGTTTGTCCTAATCAGATCTATGCATCAGTTTCCCAGCTGCAGGTAACTTAATGAATTCTAACGAATAAAATGCAAAGCATGAGGGAATCAACAGGAAAACCGGAGTAAGGCACACATAAGTGCTGAGGACACTACGGATAGGGACAGACTGGCTCCCATGCATCTCAATGGCGCCGTGATCACCTGACGCCTCAGCTCTCCTCTGCCTTCTCCTCAgcttctctcctctcctcttgCTCCTCTTGGCAGCCAGCTTCCGCTCCCAGTTCCTCTGCTTGCGCAAGACGTTTTTCTGTTTGGTTCGACAAAAACGTGTCAGACCGGACACTCGACAGCCTGCCAGCTCGCTGCCTCTGTCACAAGCTGCCCGCTTCATTCAGCAGCTGTTGTTGCTACTAGCAGCTCTGGAGCCAGTATGCAATCCCTGTCACGTAAAGAACGTTTATGACGAATCAACCCTGTGACACCCTTTTAAAAATCCCGTTGCTATTCTACTATGGTATTTTCATTCAGCCGTTTTGAGAATTATACTGTTGGACTTATCTCCATGCCAATTCATACCATCTAAAACCAGATAATCTGCACGCGTACTTGAATTTCCATTAGGGACAGACTTCGCTGCGACATCACTCACAGAGTGCAAGATTTCTTCGCCATCACCGCCGAATTTCCCGGCCGTTTCACAGTCAATTTCAATGTGCAGCAAGCCAAGCGCGTCAGAGAGCCCGGACTCCTCCGTGTCCTCCAGGCGATCGCCATCCTGTGAGGACGCGGCTTCCTGCCCTACACCTCGGGACCAATTCATGGTCTGTGTGTGATCAAAGACCATAATAACACGGTTACATGTGAGCTCCTCATTATCGATTACAGTGTATCTGATTTTAGATTACCCTTAGTACTCAAGCCCGCAAAAAAGTGTAAACGAGTAACACAAACAGGTACCTAGATGTTTCGCTGTCTTACCGAGTAAATCGTGCAGTTTCTCTAAAGACACAATCGGCCAGGCAAAGAACTGACGTTATACATAAATACAATAATCTTTTTAATAACCATGTCTCTAAATGGAGAGATCAGGCAGACAAACTCATAAGAAGTTCATAAAAACCTCGTGGGGCTTGTTTTGCGTCGCTGGTATGACATCATCACTGTGCTGCGCCCCTTCGGGGTTATTCGAGACTTTTCGTGTATTTTCGGAGGACCAAAATAATAATAGGCTAATACAATAAGATTTCATTTGACAGCCAAGCTAattgtttattttactttgaTTTACTATTAGTAAATGATGATGATTTTGTAATTTTGGGAAGCTGTGGACATTGTATCACTTTTTAAACTGTCAGTACTTATATTTGTAGTGATAATGCTTAATACTGTATACAAATACAAACATTTCAAATCTATTATTTCGTAATTTAATTGATCGTTTTGTCAGCTGCTCACCGAATTCGATTTTATGTCGAAATTGCTGGATCAATATTTTGACACATTACCTTTTATaagtgttttgtttattttcatatcAACTATTCAGTCAAGTACGTATTTTCAATAGTGTTCGGCTACATAACCGTTTAttaaattctgtttttgttcATACGCTACggtaattatatataattatagatATGCGTTGAATATTGAACATGGAATGGAGAAGCAATAGTTTTTAAGCAGCTTTAAGAAAAGAATGCGCATATATTAACCTTGAAAAACGTCTGTTACTTACAAAAAGGCATATCGCGGACAACTTTTGGCCAGATGCTGTTTGCGAAACTAACAGCCACCTAGATGCATGGGAATTCAAGCCTTTAATGAGCACAACAAATTAATTCAGCAGCTCACAGAACTTCTCATTCACTTTATAGACAGGAAAACGAGCACTTTAGGGTGATTGTGTTTCATAATGAATTGACGGGCGCCCCTTATTATTATCGTCCCAGTTGTAACCAAGCAGAGCGGCATCCAGCAGACCTTCGGCGTGCTCCTGCTTTTTTTTGGGAATCCGGCAGGGAATAAGTCGGTTTCCCGTGTAAAGGACAAGCGCTGTGTGCCGCGGTCCCACACCGGCATCGCACAGCGAAAGGCGCCGGCGTCTTCGGAGCGGTTCGGGCTGCTCGCCCTTCGGTAAAGGGCGGACCGGGTGTTACATCCCGAGCGCTGGATGGTGCGGATAACGGGACGGCTTGCTGACATGGGAAGCACGGGCGAGCGCTTTCGGCAGGGCGATCGGGAGGAGCGCGTCTCTCAGCCCGGTATGGCTTTTCTGATTCAAGCGGCGCGGGAGCAGAATCAGGCTTTTTAAAGCCTTACTAAATTCGCCATCAGTCTTCGTTTTTAACAGTGTCAGCTGTTTAGAACGAGTGCCTTCAAAACGTCTTATACACTAAGGCACTTGTCATGTTGATCTCACGTGAATATGTCTGCCTAGTTTCATGTTTTTATGTTaatagattttaattttttggtgaatttttttttttcttgccataTGGATCTGATTCCTCTGCTTTTGCCTTAGAAATATGAGTCGCTGGTTGTAGAGACGGAAAAGTATTTTGGAGTTAGATGCCATGGGTCCCGCTCCGCGTCCCCCGTCGCTG contains the following coding sequences:
- the trmt10b gene encoding tRNA methyltransferase 10 homolog B, coding for MNWSRGVGQEAASSQDGDRLEDTEESGLSDALGLLHIEIDCETAGKFGGDGEEILHSKNVLRKQRNWERKLAAKRSKRRGEKLRRRQRRAEASGDAGAAADSLQDSKRVLKVNARERLAQARVTGPRLCVDLSVAVCMSPKEISRLAGQIGRLYGSNRRARKPFHLFLTDLKEDSLLYRECQRMNDGFLRYAIDITEDSFLDLFPQESVIYLTPDAEQALEYVEPDKVYVLGGLVDESVQKKITYLRARDGGVSSARLPISEYMVKKTNAKNYHSKILAINQVFDILLTFCDTGSWAVALGEGIPPGKGYIIRTDDTPQIDH